Sequence from the Pseudophaeobacter arcticus DSM 23566 genome:
TCGCACCTTTGCGCGGGCGACTGTCGGTCTGAAACGGAATGACGGTGGTATTGCGGATCGGCCGCTGCAATTGCAACAGGGCAATATCCCTGCGTACCCGGTCGGTCGAGACCTCTCCGTCAAAGATATAGTCAGGATGCACCACAGCATGGGCCACTGTGCGATAGGCCGAGGCGCGGCCATTGCGCCAACCGGCCAGGAACTCGATTGTTTGCGGCTTGATACGGGCGCCACTGCGGGCATCAAACAGACAATGCGCTGCCGTCAGCACCAGATCCGGCGCGATCAGCGCCCCGGTGCAAAAGCCCTCGCCGTTGACATCCAATCGCCCCACGGCTTCCCAGCCACGACCAGCATCAGAGGTCTCCATACGTTGCAGGCGACTGTCAGCCGCCTGTGCCATCACCGGAAGCAGCCCAACAAGCCCAAACAACCCAAACAGCGTGGCAAGGCCCTGTCCAATGAAACGCAAACCCGGCACCTCTGTCTCCTCACCTCGTTGCTGGCATGTTTACCTGCAAGCTCCGGCAAAAATACGGCAACGCCACAGGAAAGACAGCCCCAAAGGGAAATATTTAAATCCTCTATCGGGACTGTTGCAGCAGCAGGGGATCAACGCAGTATTGGCACCTCACTTACGCGCTGAGTTTTAGCCGTCATGGCAGCTGGCTTTGGTCCCCCCGTGGCCCAGTCCAACAGCTCAACCGTATGCAGGATAGGCACATCCGTCGCCGAACCTATCTGCATCATGCAGCCAATATTGCCCGCAGCAATCAGATCCGGGGATTTCGCCTCGAGGGTTTTCACCTTGCGCGCCTTCAACTGCCCCGAGATTTCCGGCTGCATCAAATTATAGGTCCCCGCTGAGCCACAGCACAGATGGCTGTCGGCAGGCTCCACCACCTTGAAACCCGCGCGTTTCAACAGGGTCTTGGGGTGGTGTTTGATCTGTTGCCCATGCTGCAACGAACAGGCCGCGTGATAGGCAACCGTCAGCTCTTTCTCCGCCCCGGCCGGGAAGTCCAACTGCATCAACAGCTCCGAGATATCCAGACAGCGTTCAGAAATACGCGCCGCATCCGCAGCCAGGGGGGCATTGCGAAACATATGGCCGTAGTCCTTGACCGTCGTACCGCAGCCCGAGGTATTGATGACAATTGCGTCCAGCCCCTTGCCGTCGATCTCGGCGCTCCAGGCACGGATATTCCTGGCAGCCGTGGCGTGGCTTTCGGTCTCGCGCCCCATGTGATGGGTCAATGCGCCACAACAGCCCGCGCCTTCAGCAACCACAACCTCGCAACCCAATCGGGTCAGCAGCCGGATGGTGGCATCATTGATATCGGTGTTCAGCGCCTTTTGCGCACAGCCGGTCATCAATGCCACCCGTTTCTTCTGTGGCGCCAGCGCAGCAAAGCTCTGCGGGTCATCATTGCGACTGACCGGCGGGATCTGCTGTGGCGCCATCTCCAACATCGCCCTGAGCCGCGCGTCCGGCACCAGACCCTTGAAAGGGCGCGCCATCTTGGCCCCCAACAGGGCCAGACGGAACCGCCCCGGATAGGGCAGAATACGCGCCAGAACCACCCGCAACAGGCGATCCATAAGGGGGCGTTTGTAATTCTTGTCGATATAGGCGCGGGCGTGATCCACCAGATGCATGTAGTGCACCCCCGACGGGCAGGTGGTCATACAGGCCAGGCAGCTGAGGCAACGGTCGATATGCTTGACCGTCTTGGCATCCGGCACCCGGTTGTTCTCCAGCATGTCCTTGATCAGATAGATCCGGCCCCTGGGACTGTCGAGCTCATCGCCCAGGACCTGATAGGTCGGGCAGGTCGCGGTACAGAACCCGCAGTGCACGCAGGCGCGCAGGATCTCATTGGCACGTTGCGTGCCCGGGTCCTGCAGTTGTTCTTTGGTGAAATTTGTCTGCATCTCAGACCTCCTGCGGTCGTTCTTCGGGGCGCGGCGGGCGCACATGGGGTAGCATCTTGGGCTCGCAGGCGCCGATCATCTGATAGTTCTTGCGCGCCTGCGCTAAGCCAATCGGATTGGCACCTCCCTCGTCAAACTCGGGCGTTTGTCCGGGGTCATCTTCCCAGAAACAGACCGCACAGATCTCATAACGTCCCCGCGCGCAAATCGTCAGGCAATTACAACAATGGCAGGGGAGATGCGGTGTTGGCCGGGCCAGCCGCCGCGCCGTCCCGCGCCTTGCCTGGCGGCGCTTTCCAGGTGACTTCATCCCATGATCCCCGGATTAAGCAGGCCTTTGGGATCAAATTTCTGACGCAGCCCTTTTGCGATCGCTGCCAACGGGGCCACCTGCGGCTGAAACCGGCCCAGCCGGGTTTTGGTTGCGGCACTGCCCCGCACCAGGGTTGCATGTCCCGCAACCCCTGCCTGCGCCATTCTGGCCCGCAGGTCAGCTCCCGCGTCGCATAGGGCCCAGATCAACCCGCCGCCCCAGTCAAACTGCAGGGCCTCGGCCTCCAGCATCGGCGCCAGCAGGGGCGCATCCGACGGCCGGACCGAGATCCGCCAAACATCTCCGACCCGGCCCCGAAACCCGGCAACATCGCGAACCCCCTGCCACAGCGCCTCAGAGCCTGCGTCGATCGCAACCGCGCCAAATCCGGCCAGCTCTGTGGCCAGTTTTTCCTGCCGATACCCAACCGAGGGCGCAAACCCTTCCAGCCGCACATGCACAAGCCCGGTCTTGGGATCATAGGCGGCGCCGCTCACATCATAGGGAGAGCCCAAAGCCGCCGACATCGCCCGCACCGCCACAGTCAAGTCAACCACAGCGACACTGACGGTCACAACAGCTTCGGGAATAGGCAGCACTTTCAAAGACAGCTCGCTCAACACGCCAAGCGTACCGTGGGCGCCCGCCATCAGCTTCACCAAATCATAGCCGGTGACATTCTTCATCACCCGGCCACCGTTCTTGACCACCTGACCAGTGCCATCAACAAAGCGCACGCCCAACAGGTAGTCGCGCGCTGCCCCGCCCTGAATGCGGCGCGGGCCCGAGCTGTTGGTGGCAAAGACACCTCCAATCGTCGCCGCGCCACTGCTGCCCAGCACCGCGCGCGCGTCCATCGGCTCAAAGGCCATACGCTGGCCTTCCACGGCCAATATCTGTTCGATCTCCGCCACTGGCGTTCCCGCCCTGGCCACCAGGGTAAGGGATCCGGGCTCATAGAGTTCAATGCCCGTCAGCCCAGACGTGCGCAGCACGTCCCCCTCCAGGCCAAAACCGCGCGTACCGCCGCCTTCAATACACAAAGGCGCACGCGCCTCGGCAATCACCTCAGCCAGTTCAGCCTCATCCTGTGGAGTATACATTTTCATCTTTCCAAAAATACCTTGGGGGTTTGGGGGCAAAGCCCCCATGACGCTACTTCCGTCACTCAGCCGCCAGAACCGGCAGCCAGAACCGGCACCCGACGTCCCTCGGTCACCGGTAGCGGAAAGACCTTTGCCGGGTTCAGCAGCCACTTTGGGTCAAAGACATCCTTGACCCAAAGCTGCGCTTCCAGATCCACCGGCGCATATTGATACAGCATCAAATCGCGCTTCTCGATGCCAACCCCGTGTTCCCCTGTGAGACAGCCGCCTACATCCACACAGAGCTTCAGCACTTCAGCGCCAAACTGTTCACAAAGCTCCAGATCCCCCGGCTTATTGGCATCAAACAGGATCAACGGATGCATATTGCCGTCACCGGCGTGAAACACATTGGCCACGTCCAACCCATATTTCTGTGACAGCTCACCAATCCGGCGCAGCACCTGCGGCAAGGAGCCAACGGGAATGGTGCCGTCCAGGCACATGTAGTCATTGATCTGCCCCATGGCGCCAAAGGCCGATTTACGCCCCAGCCAGATGCGCGCCGCCTCCTCAGCATCCCCGGCTTCGCGCAGTTCTACCGGGTTGTGAGTCCGGGCAATCTCGGTAATCAGCTCCAGCTGATGGGCGATTTCTGCATCACTGCCCTCAACCTCGATAATCAGCAAGGCCTCGCACATCGGATAACCAGCCTTGGCAAAGGCCTCGCAGGCCTCGATGCAGGGGCGATCCATAAATTCGATCGCAACCGGCAAAACCCCCGCCTTGATGATATCGCTGACACAGGCGCCGGCGACTTCGTTGCTGTCATAGCCGATCAGCACCGGGCGGGCCCCTTCGGGTTTGCGCAGGATACGCAGCGTTGCCTCGGTCACGACCCCCAGCTGCCCTTCGCTGCCACAGATCACCCCAAGAAGATCCAGCCCCCCGGCGTCCAGATGGGCGCCGCCGATCTCGACCACGGTGCCATCCATCATCACCAGGGTCACGCCCAGCAGGTTATTGGTAGTGACGCCGTATTTCAGACAATGCGCCCCACCCGAGTTCATGGCGATATTGCCGGCAATGGCGCAGGCCAGCTGGCTTGACGGATCCGGAGCATAGAAAAACTCTTCCTCCTCCACCGCACCGGACACGCTGAGGTTGGTGCGCCCCGATTGCACCCGGATCACCCGGTTGTCGTAGTCTGTCTCCAGCACCTCGTTCATCCGCGCCACGCCCAGGATCACGCTGTCGGCTGTCGGCAACGCCCCCCCCGCCAGCGAAGTGCCTGCCCCGCGCGGCACCACCGGCACGCCTTCCTCATGGCAGATCCGCAAGATATCCGAGACCTCCTGCGTTGTGCGCGGCAATACAGCCAGCAGCGGCGGACAGCGATAGGCCGCCAACCCGTCGCACTCATAGGCACGCGTCTCCATTTCATCCTGGATCACGGCATCGCCTGGCAGCACCGCCGCCAAGCGGGCAGCAAGATGCGCCTTGCGGGCCAGAATGGTGGAATTGGGGACAGGCATCTCCATGGGGCTCTCCTTTGGTGGCGCTGCATCTGGTAAAGTAATATTACCAATTGCCCCTTTCAAGCAAGCGGGAAGTTGTCACACCCGCTAGACCTGGCAGGCAGACACGCCTTCGTGACTGTACCACCGCCCCAGAAGGGCTAGGCTACCCTGATGAAAAAGCACCTACTTATGATCCTCGCCACCCTCATGGCGCTGCCCACTCTGACTGCTCTGGCCGATGCACCAAAAATCGAAGCTGTCACCGCAATGCCCTCTGGTGCCGCTTGGCGCTTTGATGTCACCCTGTCCCACCCCGATACCGGCTGGGACCACTACGCCGATGGCTGGCGGGTGCTGGACATGCAGGGCAATGCGCTGGCACTGCGGGTTCTGGCCCATCCTCATGAACAGGAACAGCCCTTTACCAGATCGCTGAGCGGCGTCTTGGTGCCCGCTGGCACGACCCAGGTGCAAATACAGGCGCGCTGCCTGATCGATGGCTGGGGAGAAGACCTGTTTGTGGTCGACCTCAAGTAACTGGCGCGGCCCTTTGTCCAGGGGCTACGCCTGTCACTTCCTTGCACAGAGGGGCATCTTGTGACACTGGTCAGGCAAATCGACACCTCCACTTTTGCTATGGGACCCTCTGCCATGACAGCCTCAAAACGCGTCGTTCTTTCCAGCGATCACGCCGACATCCAGCTTCGCCAGACCATTGCCGACCACATCGCAAGCCAGGGCTGGGAGGTGCTTGATATCGGCCCCACCACATCGGAAAGCACGGATTATCCCAAACACGGTCGCGAAGCCGCCGAGCGCGTGGCCTCAGGGGATTGTGATCTGGGTATTATCGTCTGCGGCACCGGCCAGGGCATCATGATGGCCGCGAACAAGGTCAAAGGCATCCGCTGCGGCGTCTGCGCCGATACCTTTTCAGCCCGGATGATCCGCCAGCACAATGACGCCAACATGCTGTCAATCGGCGCACGGGTTGTGGGCAAAGGGCTGGCGCTGGATATCGTTGATGCGTTTCTGTCCGCCGAATTTGAGGGCGGTCGCCATGCCACACGTATGGCAATGATCGAACCTGCCGAAGGCTGAAAACCTGCGCGCCGGTCCGGCCTGGTGCGGAACTGGGCCTGACCGTATCAGCTGCCATCAGCTGCGATGGTAGGGACTGCCTGACAGGATGGTGGCGGCGCGGTAGATCTGCTCGGCCAGCATCAACCGCACCAGCATATGGGGCCAGACCATTTTTCCAAATGAGAGTGAGAAATCCGCTTCAGCGCGCAGGCTGGGATCAATGCCGTCAGCGCCGCCAATGATCAGCGCCAGATCCTGACGCCCGGCGTCGCGCCAATTGCCCAGACGGCTGGCAAAATCAGGCGAGCTGAGCAGCTTGCCACGTTCATCCAAGGTGCAGATCACCGCGCCCTTGGGCAGGGCCTTGCGCAGCAGGTCGGCCTCGGCTCCCATGCCGGCGTTTTTCTTGTCTTCGACCTCAACAATTCGGGCCGGACCAAGGCCCAGCGCCCGCCCGGTGCGGTCAAAGCGGGTGAGATAGTCGTCAATGAGGGTCTTTTCAGGCCCAGCGCGCAGACGTCCAACCGCGCAGATATGAATACGCATCGGAAAACCCTCGCTGGAAGTTGCCGCCTGAACCGCCTCTCACGTCAGGGAAACGAACAATGGCACGTAAGGAATACCCCTTAGTGGCAAGACAGAGATGGCACCAAAAGCGGCGCCACCTCTCGGCGGTCTAAGCCGCAGCTTAGGTCTCACTCTGACCTGGGGTCACGCCGGGCTGCCAGAGCTTTTCGATCTGGTAGAACTCGCGCACTTCCGGGCGAAACAGATGCACAATCACATCGCCGGTATCAATCAAGACCCAATCGCCGGTGTCGCGGCCTTCAACCTTGCTGAGAATGCCATACTCTTGCTTCAGGCGATCAGTCAGCTTTTCTGCGATACCCGCCACCTGACGGCTCGAACGGCCCGTCGCAATGACCATAAAATCGGCGATCGCCGTCTTGCCGCGCAAATCAATTTGCACGACGTCTTCGGCTTTGTCATCATCCAGAGAGCTCAGGATCCGCTCCAGCAATACCACATTGGTTGGGCGGCTCTTGGCAGCACTCTCGGCTGCCTCGCTAGCAGCGGCAGCAGCCGCTTGAGGTTCGGTCGACAGAACACTGTCCTCCATAAGGCGCGCCGACCCTCCCCCGGCGCTGGGGATATGCTAAAAATAGCAATTCCCGCGCCAGATTTCAATAAATGCGGCAACGGGTCTCGAATCATCGACACTCTCTGCCTGATCTGCGGCCCCACCGAAAGAGGGAAGGCATCATATTTACAGGGATTCAAAGGAAAGATTGCCCAGTTTACGGCGATCTCGCCAAGCGGACCCTTGATCGCCCGCCCGCCCCCCTGTATCTGACGCACATGACCCTCGTATTGGCCCAGACTATTGAGTTGCAAGATCGCGCCCGCCTGCGCGAGCGATTCTATGGTGCCGCCCGCACGGTCCTGGCGCGCCTATAAGGCCGCAGCCCAAGCCCAAAGCCAGCTATATACACCTGAAAATACGGGAGAGGACACATGTCCCCCAAAACGCTCTATGACAAGATCTGGGATGCGCATGTTGCGCATGAAGCAGAGGACGGCACCTGCCTTCTTTATATCGACCGCCACCTGGTTCACGAAGTGACCAGCCCGCAGGCCTTTGAAGGTCTGCGCCTGGCCGGCCGCAAGGTGCATGCGCCAGATAAAACCATCGCGGTGCCGGATCACAACGTACCAACCACAGCGGGCCGTGAAGACCCCGCGCAGATGACGGCCGAAAGCCGCATCCAGGTCGAGGCGCTTGACAAGAACGCCCGTGAATTTGGCGTGCACTACTACCCAGTCTCTGACGTGCGCCAGGGTATCGTGCACATCGTTGGCCCCGAACAGGGCTGGACACTGCCCGGCATGACCGTGGTTTGCGGCGACAGCCACACCGCCACCCATGGGGCCTTTGGTGCCCTGGCCCATGGTATCGGCACCTCCGAGGTGGAGCATGTGCTGGCCACCCAGACCCTGATCCAGAAAAAGTCGCTCAACATGAAGGTTGAGATCACCGGCAAGCTCAGCCCTGGCGTCACCGCCAAGGACCTCACCTTGGCCGTGATCGGTGAAACCGGTACCGGTGGCGGCACTGGCTATGTCATCGAATACTGTGGCGAAGCCATCCGCAACCTGTCGATGGAAGGTCGCATGACCGTCTGCAACATGGCTATCGAAGGCGGCGCCCGCGCTGGTCTGATTGCGCCAGATGAGACCACCTACGCCTATGTCAACGGTCGTCCCCATGCCCCCAAAGGCGCCCAGTGGGAAGCCGCGCTGAACTGGTGGAAGACACTTTACACCGACGAAAACGCTCATTTTGACAAGGTTGTCACCCTGCGCGGTGAAGACATCCAGCCGGTTGTGACCTGGGGCACCTCGCCCGAGGACGTGCTGCCGATCACTGGTGTGGTGCCAAACCCAGAAGACTTTGAAGGTGGCAAGGTTGAAGCCGCGCGTCGTTCGATCGAATATATGGGTCTGACCCCTGGTCAAAAACTGACCGACATCGAGATCGACACCGTCTTCATCGGCTCCTGCACCAATGGCCGCATCGAAGATTTCCGCGCCGTGGCTGAGGTGGTCAAAGGCAAGAAGATCAAAGAAGGCATGCGTGCCATGATCGTTCCTGGCTCTGGCCTGGTGCGGGCCCAAGCCGAAGAAGAAGGTCTGGCGGATATCTTCCGCGAGGCCGGCTTTGAATGGCGTCTTGCGGGCTGTTCCATGTGTCTGGCGATGAACCCCGATCAGCTGTCCGAAGGTGAGCGCTGCGCCGCCACTTCGAACCGCAATTTTGAGGGACGTCAGGGCTACAAGGGACGTACCCATCTGGTGTCCCCAGCCATGGCTGCCGCAGCTGCCCTCACCGGCAAGCTGACCGACATTCGTGATTTGATCTGAAGGAGCGAGACAGATGGAAAAGTTTCAAAAACTCACCGGCATCGCCGCACCTATGCCTTTGGTCAACATCGACACCGATATGATCATCCCCAAGGTGTTCCTGAAGTCGATTGCGCGAACAGGCTTTGGCAAGAATCTGTTCGACGAGATGCGCTATAATCGCGACGGCACCGAAATTGCTGATTTTGTGCTGAACAAACCGCAGTATCGCAACGCCGAGATCCTGGTGGCCGGCGACAACTTTGGCTGTGGCTCTTCGCGCGAACACGCGCCTTGGGCGATTGCAGATTTTGGCATCAAATGTGTGGTCTCGACCTCCTTTGCCGATATCTTCTTCAACAACTGCTTCAAGAACGGCATCCTGCCAGT
This genomic interval carries:
- a CDS encoding trypsin-like serine peptidase — translated: MAQAADSRLQRMETSDAGRGWEAVGRLDVNGEGFCTGALIAPDLVLTAAHCLFDARSGARIKPQTIEFLAGWRNGRASAYRTVAHAVVHPDYIFDGEVSTDRVRRDIALLQLQRPIRNTTVIPFQTDSRPRKGANVGVVSYAHDRSEAPSIQELCAVMARQEGVLIMSCDVDFGSSGAPVFSFDGGKPRIVSVVSAKAEVDGQRVSLGADLAEELQILRAQLASTRIGSRMPQGVGRVQVGGARSSGGAKFVRPGG
- the glcF gene encoding glycolate oxidase subunit GlcF → MQTNFTKEQLQDPGTQRANEILRACVHCGFCTATCPTYQVLGDELDSPRGRIYLIKDMLENNRVPDAKTVKHIDRCLSCLACMTTCPSGVHYMHLVDHARAYIDKNYKRPLMDRLLRVVLARILPYPGRFRLALLGAKMARPFKGLVPDARLRAMLEMAPQQIPPVSRNDDPQSFAALAPQKKRVALMTGCAQKALNTDINDATIRLLTRLGCEVVVAEGAGCCGALTHHMGRETESHATAARNIRAWSAEIDGKGLDAIVINTSGCGTTVKDYGHMFRNAPLAADAARISERCLDISELLMQLDFPAGAEKELTVAYHAACSLQHGQQIKHHPKTLLKRAGFKVVEPADSHLCCGSAGTYNLMQPEISGQLKARKVKTLEAKSPDLIAAGNIGCMMQIGSATDVPILHTVELLDWATGGPKPAAMTAKTQRVSEVPILR
- a CDS encoding CPCC family cysteine-rich protein, with the translated sequence MKSPGKRRQARRGTARRLARPTPHLPCHCCNCLTICARGRYEICAVCFWEDDPGQTPEFDEGGANPIGLAQARKNYQMIGACEPKMLPHVRPPRPEERPQEV
- a CDS encoding FAD-binding protein; this encodes MYTPQDEAELAEVIAEARAPLCIEGGGTRGFGLEGDVLRTSGLTGIELYEPGSLTLVARAGTPVAEIEQILAVEGQRMAFEPMDARAVLGSSGAATIGGVFATNSSGPRRIQGGAARDYLLGVRFVDGTGQVVKNGGRVMKNVTGYDLVKLMAGAHGTLGVLSELSLKVLPIPEAVVTVSVAVVDLTVAVRAMSAALGSPYDVSGAAYDPKTGLVHVRLEGFAPSVGYRQEKLATELAGFGAVAIDAGSEALWQGVRDVAGFRGRVGDVWRISVRPSDAPLLAPMLEAEALQFDWGGGLIWALCDAGADLRARMAQAGVAGHATLVRGSAATKTRLGRFQPQVAPLAAIAKGLRQKFDPKGLLNPGIMG
- a CDS encoding FAD-linked oxidase C-terminal domain-containing protein, producing the protein MEMPVPNSTILARKAHLAARLAAVLPGDAVIQDEMETRAYECDGLAAYRCPPLLAVLPRTTQEVSDILRICHEEGVPVVPRGAGTSLAGGALPTADSVILGVARMNEVLETDYDNRVIRVQSGRTNLSVSGAVEEEEFFYAPDPSSQLACAIAGNIAMNSGGAHCLKYGVTTNNLLGVTLVMMDGTVVEIGGAHLDAGGLDLLGVICGSEGQLGVVTEATLRILRKPEGARPVLIGYDSNEVAGACVSDIIKAGVLPVAIEFMDRPCIEACEAFAKAGYPMCEALLIIEVEGSDAEIAHQLELITEIARTHNPVELREAGDAEEAARIWLGRKSAFGAMGQINDYMCLDGTIPVGSLPQVLRRIGELSQKYGLDVANVFHAGDGNMHPLILFDANKPGDLELCEQFGAEVLKLCVDVGGCLTGEHGVGIEKRDLMLYQYAPVDLEAQLWVKDVFDPKWLLNPAKVFPLPVTEGRRVPVLAAGSGG
- the rpiB gene encoding ribose 5-phosphate isomerase B, which encodes MTASKRVVLSSDHADIQLRQTIADHIASQGWEVLDIGPTTSESTDYPKHGREAAERVASGDCDLGIIVCGTGQGIMMAANKVKGIRCGVCADTFSARMIRQHNDANMLSIGARVVGKGLALDIVDAFLSAEFEGGRHATRMAMIEPAEG
- the rlmH gene encoding 23S rRNA (pseudouridine(1915)-N(3))-methyltransferase RlmH yields the protein MRIHICAVGRLRAGPEKTLIDDYLTRFDRTGRALGLGPARIVEVEDKKNAGMGAEADLLRKALPKGAVICTLDERGKLLSSPDFASRLGNWRDAGRQDLALIIGGADGIDPSLRAEADFSLSFGKMVWPHMLVRLMLAEQIYRAATILSGSPYHRS
- the rsfS gene encoding ribosome silencing factor is translated as MEDSVLSTEPQAAAAAASEAAESAAKSRPTNVVLLERILSSLDDDKAEDVVQIDLRGKTAIADFMVIATGRSSRQVAGIAEKLTDRLKQEYGILSKVEGRDTGDWVLIDTGDVIVHLFRPEVREFYQIEKLWQPGVTPGQSET
- a CDS encoding isopropylmalate isomerase, producing the protein MTLVLAQTIELQDRARLRERFYGAARTVLARL
- the leuC gene encoding 3-isopropylmalate dehydratase large subunit, which translates into the protein MSPKTLYDKIWDAHVAHEAEDGTCLLYIDRHLVHEVTSPQAFEGLRLAGRKVHAPDKTIAVPDHNVPTTAGREDPAQMTAESRIQVEALDKNAREFGVHYYPVSDVRQGIVHIVGPEQGWTLPGMTVVCGDSHTATHGAFGALAHGIGTSEVEHVLATQTLIQKKSLNMKVEITGKLSPGVTAKDLTLAVIGETGTGGGTGYVIEYCGEAIRNLSMEGRMTVCNMAIEGGARAGLIAPDETTYAYVNGRPHAPKGAQWEAALNWWKTLYTDENAHFDKVVTLRGEDIQPVVTWGTSPEDVLPITGVVPNPEDFEGGKVEAARRSIEYMGLTPGQKLTDIEIDTVFIGSCTNGRIEDFRAVAEVVKGKKIKEGMRAMIVPGSGLVRAQAEEEGLADIFREAGFEWRLAGCSMCLAMNPDQLSEGERCAATSNRNFEGRQGYKGRTHLVSPAMAAAAALTGKLTDIRDLI
- the leuD gene encoding 3-isopropylmalate dehydratase small subunit, coding for MEKFQKLTGIAAPMPLVNIDTDMIIPKVFLKSIARTGFGKNLFDEMRYNRDGTEIADFVLNKPQYRNAEILVAGDNFGCGSSREHAPWAIADFGIKCVVSTSFADIFFNNCFKNGILPVVLPQEQVDLLMKDAEKGANARMTVDLEAQEITTSDGDVIKFEVDSFKKQCLLEGLDDIGQTLQKQSAVQTYEGKMAQERPWV